In Brachyspira sp. SAP_772, one genomic interval encodes:
- a CDS encoding FAD-binding protein: protein KIXKDGDKVVGAVFQNKDKFFFIKSNVIILATGGVAGNYKNSLYPKNINGVGNVVALDAGAVAQNMEFIQFIPAYLKPKYNVLFGEHTLKYCIGMYDLKNXLLLDGIQNEETKRLWIERSXYAPFSNDFESREIDLKISSEGVKLKYSEDLYKDKEEFYTXYLNWLKKEIGIDLLKDETVITHFAHSCNGGIKIDSNAFTGVKGLYAIGELSSAIEGANRLGGNSVGGALVFGNNAVKNAFEYIKNTNFDDSNNIKLNNIEKEFNDWVNEISKDDKENNFTRNEVLIKIRNLVSENLSVVRSKEKIELLLNELNNIRSNYSIKENIKNGSIEIYLIIESIKI from the coding sequence AAAATAATKAAAGATGGTGATAAAGTTGTAGGAGCGGTGTTTCAAAATAAAGACAAATTCTTTTTTATAAAATCAAATGTGATAATATTAGCYACGGGAGGAGTTGCTGGMAATTAYAAAAATAGTTTATATCCAAAAAATATTAATGGWGTAGGTAATGTTGTTGCGTTAGATGCTGGGGCAGTTGCTCAAAATATGGAGTTTATACAATTTATACCGGCATATTTAAAGCCAAAATATAATGTRTTGTTTGGAGAGCATACATTAAAATATTGTATAGGTATGTATGATTTAAAAAATMAATTACTTTTAGATGGTATACAAAACGAAGAAACTAAAAGATTATGGATAGAGAGAAGTGMTTATGCTCCTTTTAGTAATGATTTTGAAAGCAGAGAAATAGATTTAAAAATATCTTCTGAAGGCGTTAAATTAAAATATTCAGAAGATTTATACAAAGATAAAGAGGAGTTTTACACTSTATATTTAAATTGGCTTAAAAAAGAAATAGGAATAGATTTATTGAAAGATGAAACTGTTATTACTCATTTTGCTCATAGCTGCAACGGCGGAATAAAAATAGACAGCAATGCATTTACAGGTGTTAAAGGGCTTTATGCTATAGGTGAGTTATCRTCTGCTATAGARGGAGCTAATAGGCTTGGAGGWAATTCTGTTGGAGGGGCTTTAGTATTTGGAAATAATGCTGTTAAAAATGCTTTTGAATATATTAAAAATACAAACTTTGATGATTCTAATAATATAAAATTAAATAATATAGAAAAAGAATTTAATGATTGGGTTAATGAGATTTCAAAAGATGATAAAGAGAATAATTTTACAAGAAATGAAGTTTTAATAAAAATAAGAAATTTAGTAAGCGAGAATCTATCTGTTGTAAGAAGCAAAGAAAAAATAGAATTGCTTCTTAATGAACTTAATAATATAAGAAGTAATTATAGTATAAAAGAAAATATAAAAAATGGTTCTATAGAAATTTATTTGATTATTGAAAGCATAAAAATA